The Lutra lutra chromosome 10, mLutLut1.2, whole genome shotgun sequence genome contains a region encoding:
- the BATF2 gene encoding basic leucine zipper transcriptional factor ATF-like 2 isoform X1: MHLCGGNGLLTRTDPEEHQRLKKKQKNRAAAQRSRQKHTDKADALHQQHETLEKQNHVLRKEIQALQAELAWWSRTLHTHEGMCLVDSATCLAPVTPGGWGQTERPPYPMFHEQHDCQEPLGLFQTPVSSPSTHRLSPDLQPHSSPGLPLSPLPSLSLGSTKVTAPPAQPSPSLVQSASPLGSGLPRPSSELDTLLPSPPALCGPLQPLVMEHPTSGKLGSSPDNLSVALGLACLQGKEHKPVVLSAAHQLGLGVDPSPHPLLAFPLLSSAQVHF, encoded by the exons ATGCACCTCTGTGGGGGCAATGGGCTACTGACCAGGACG GACCCCGAGGAGCATCAGAGgctgaagaagaaacagaagaaccgCGCAGCGGCCCAGCGCAGCCGGCAGAAGCACACGGACAAGGCGGACGCCCTGCACCAG CAGCATGAGACCCTGGAGAAGCAAAACCACGTGCTGCGGAAGGAGATCCAGGCCCTGCAGGCTGAGCTGGCATGGTGGAGCCGGACCCTGCACACACACGAGGGCATGTGCCTCGTGGACTCTGCCACCTGCTTGGCTCCAGTGACCCCTGGCGGCTGGGGCCAGACGGAGCGGCCACCGTACCCCATGTTCCATGAACAACACGACTGCCAGGAGCCATTGGGCCTGTTCCAGACCCCAGTCTCCTCTCCCTCGACTCACCGGCTCTCTCCAGATCTGCAGCCTCACAGTTCGCCTGGCCTccccctgtcccctctgccctctctgtcCCTCGGCTCTACCAAAGTTACCGCACCTCCTGCCCAGCCGTCCCCCAGCCTTGTCCAGTCAGCCTCACCCCTTGGCTCCGGCCTTCCAAGGCCTTCCTCTGAGCTCGACACCCTActgcccagccccccagccctaTGTGGCCCTCTACAACCCCTTGTGATGGAGCACCCCACCAGCGGGAAGCTGGGGTCCTCCCCTGACAACCTCTCAGTGGCTCTGGGGCTGGCCTGCCTACAGGGTAAGGAGCACAAGCCTGTGGTGCTCTCAGCTGCACATCAGCTCGGGCTGGGTGTGgatcccagcccccaccccctcttGGCTTTCCCCCTGCTCTCCTCTGCTCAAGTCCACTTCTAA
- the BATF2 gene encoding basic leucine zipper transcriptional factor ATF-like 2 isoform X2, with protein sequence MHLCGGNGLLTRTDPEEHQRLKKKQKNRAAAQRSRQKHTDKADALHQHETLEKQNHVLRKEIQALQAELAWWSRTLHTHEGMCLVDSATCLAPVTPGGWGQTERPPYPMFHEQHDCQEPLGLFQTPVSSPSTHRLSPDLQPHSSPGLPLSPLPSLSLGSTKVTAPPAQPSPSLVQSASPLGSGLPRPSSELDTLLPSPPALCGPLQPLVMEHPTSGKLGSSPDNLSVALGLACLQGKEHKPVVLSAAHQLGLGVDPSPHPLLAFPLLSSAQVHF encoded by the exons ATGCACCTCTGTGGGGGCAATGGGCTACTGACCAGGACG GACCCCGAGGAGCATCAGAGgctgaagaagaaacagaagaaccgCGCAGCGGCCCAGCGCAGCCGGCAGAAGCACACGGACAAGGCGGACGCCCTGCACCAG CATGAGACCCTGGAGAAGCAAAACCACGTGCTGCGGAAGGAGATCCAGGCCCTGCAGGCTGAGCTGGCATGGTGGAGCCGGACCCTGCACACACACGAGGGCATGTGCCTCGTGGACTCTGCCACCTGCTTGGCTCCAGTGACCCCTGGCGGCTGGGGCCAGACGGAGCGGCCACCGTACCCCATGTTCCATGAACAACACGACTGCCAGGAGCCATTGGGCCTGTTCCAGACCCCAGTCTCCTCTCCCTCGACTCACCGGCTCTCTCCAGATCTGCAGCCTCACAGTTCGCCTGGCCTccccctgtcccctctgccctctctgtcCCTCGGCTCTACCAAAGTTACCGCACCTCCTGCCCAGCCGTCCCCCAGCCTTGTCCAGTCAGCCTCACCCCTTGGCTCCGGCCTTCCAAGGCCTTCCTCTGAGCTCGACACCCTActgcccagccccccagccctaTGTGGCCCTCTACAACCCCTTGTGATGGAGCACCCCACCAGCGGGAAGCTGGGGTCCTCCCCTGACAACCTCTCAGTGGCTCTGGGGCTGGCCTGCCTACAGGGTAAGGAGCACAAGCCTGTGGTGCTCTCAGCTGCACATCAGCTCGGGCTGGGTGTGgatcccagcccccaccccctcttGGCTTTCCCCCTGCTCTCCTCTGCTCAAGTCCACTTCTAA